The segment CACTTAAAATAGCGACGATAGCGATGACAATCATCAATTCTATCAGGGTAAATCCTTGTTGCTGTTCCATTGCATCTCTCCTTCGGTGGTGTGGAGGGAAGCGTAATACCGGCAAAAAAGCCTGACTACCTAAAGGTCCTGGATCCTGAAAGCGGGTCTGGATATGTTTTCGACGTTACATGAGGGTTCAAAAAAAAGGGAAGGCAGCGCGCAAAGAGGAGATTAAAGAGGGTGCCCCCCTCTTCGGCGGCCCGAAGAGGGGTAGAATGCAGGAGGATTAACGAAAACGCATTGAGAGGTCGAGGGAGCGGATATGCTTGGTCAGTGCGCCAACCGAAATGAAATCCACGCCGGTGTCGGCAAAGGCTTTAAGCGTTTCATCGGTGACGTTGCCGGACACCTCCAGCAGCGTCCGGCCGTCCGCCAGCTTAACCGCTTCACGCATTTGGTCGACGGTGAAATTATCCAGCATTACGATGTCCGCACCGGCCGCAATCGCCTGGTTCAGCTCATCGATTGACTCAACTTCAACTTCAACAGGGACGTCAGGATGCAGCCAAAACGCTTTTTCAATCGCCTCGCGAATCGAGCCGGTGGCGATAATATGGTTCTCTTTAATCAGGAAGGCATCGGACAGCCCCAGCCGGTGGTTCGATCCGCCCCCGCACTGTACCGCATACTTCTGTGCGGTCCGCAGGCCGGGCAGCGTTTTACGGGTGTCCAAGAGCTGGGTGCGCGAGCCCTTAAGAATAGCCACGTAGCGGCTCACCTCTGTGGCGACGCCAGACAGCGTCTGCACAAAATTGAGCGCGGTGCGCTCAGCGGTCAGGATCAGCGCCGAAGGGCCGGAGACCTCGAACAGCGTCTGGTTTGCCTGAATCGCATCGCCATCTGCTACATGCCAGTTGATGTGGGTTTGATTACCGAGCTGAATAAAGACTTCTTCTACCCAGCGTTTGCCGCAGAAGATACCTGGCTCGCGGGTGATCACCACGGCGTGGGACTGAGCGCCTGCAGGCAGTAAACCGGCGGTGATATCTCTGTCAGGATCCACTTCGCCGCCCAAATCTTCACGCAGGGCTTGCGCAACAACGGGGGGAATATCATCCTCAATGCGGTTTAACAGCTCGGCTCGGCGGCTGTCAGGATCGTAGCGACGGGTCGTCATGATAAATCTCCGAAGAACCAGGGGGGAAGTCGTGCTCATGCTAGCCTGTTTGTTACAGGCTTGCCAGCCACCACCAGGCAGAGGTTTGCCATACATTGAGAGAGTCAGTCTCAGCTCAAGCCGGTGGTGTGCGGTGTCGGAAGGTTGGTTTTCGCAAAAAGAATCATGCTAATCTGGGCGTTACTGGATTAAAGGAGAGTCAGGTATGCAGCTGCAAGCGGGCTGGATCGCCGGAGTGAAGCGGGTTCCCTCGCCACATTTCAATGAACGGCCAGACCAGGAGGTGCCAACGCTGCTGGTTATCCATAATATCAGCCTGCCGCCGGGGGAATTCGGTGGCCCGTGGATAGATGCCTTATTTACCGGTACGCTTGATGCGGATGCACATCCTTATTTTGCCGGGATTGCCGCACTGAAGGTGTCGGCACACTGCCTGATCCGCCGGGACGGTGAGATCGTGCAGTACGTTCCCTTTCACCTTCGCGCCTGGCATGCAGGGGTCTCATGCTATCAGGGACGGGAGGCCTGCAATGATTTCTCTATTGGTATTGAACTGGAAGGAACTGACGTTCAGCCCTATACCGACGAACAGTATGCGTCACTGCAGGCGGTGACGGCGCTGCTGATTGAACGCTACCCGGCCATTGCTGAAAATATTACCGGGCACAGCAATATCGCACCCGAGCGGAAAACCGATCCCGGTCCTGCGTTTGACTGGGCCAGATTCCATGCGACGCAGGTTAAGCGTTCCAGACATTTCCCTGTGGAGGAGTAACGGGCATGACGCTGTTTAGTTTGCTGTTGGTGCTGGGATGGGAGCGCATTTTCAAGATGGGCGAACACTGGCAGCTGGATCATTATCTTGCGGCGCTGTTCCGCGGGCGGCAGCGTTTTTCTCTGCTGCGAACGCTGCTGATGACTGTAGTTGCGATGGCGATTATCGTCGTCTGTTTGCTGGGGCTGAAAGGACTGTTTTTTGGCGTGCCGCAGCTGCTGTTCTGGATAGCGGTTGGGCTGCTTTGCATTGGTGCCGGTTCGGTGCGCCTGCATTATCATGCTTACCTCAAAGCCGCCAGCCGCAACGACACCCGCGCGCACAACGCGATGGCCGAAGAGCTGACGCTCATCCACGGTATCCCGATTGATTGCGATGAGCGCGAATATCTTCGCGAACTCCAGAACGCGCTGCTGTGGATTAACTTTCGCTATTATCTGGCCCCGCTGTTCTGGTTTGTAGTAGGCGGCCCCTGGGGGCCGGTGCTGCTGGTCGGCTATGCGTTTCTCCGCGCCTGGCAAAGCTGGCTGGCCCGCCATCACTCGCCCCTGGAGCGATCCCAGTCGGGTGTAGATGCCATCCTCCACGTTGTTGACTGGCTTCCGGTTCGCCTGGCCGGGGTCGCCTATGCGCTGTTAGGACACGGGGAGCGCGCGCTACCCGCCTGGTTTGCCTCCCTGACCGACAGGCATACCTCACAGTACCAGGTACTGACGCGGCTGGCGCAGTTTTCCCTTTCCCGCGATCCGCACAATGATAAGGTCGAAACGCCTCGCGTAGCGGTATCCCTCGCTAAAAAGGTGTCGCTGGTGGTGGTGGTGGTCGTGGCGCTGCTAACGATTTACGGCACGCTGGTTTAACGTGTCATCCGCAGGGGGAATGCCAAATACCGGCAGCCCGTTCTCCCAGCCGAAGCTTTTGATGCGCGTATGGCGGTTGGGATCGTAAAGCGGGTCACCTTCGATTTCCGTATAGTTACGTGCGTGATAAACCAGCAGATCCTCGCCGGTTTCGGAAACGGTAAAGCTGTTGTGGCCTGGCCCGTACTGCTGGTTTTCCCAGCTGGTGGTGAAAACCGGAATGGGCGATTTCTGCCAGTTAGCGGCTATCAGGGGATCGGCCTCCGCGTCGATCCACAGCAGACCCATACAGTAATTTTCATCGGTGGCGCTGGCGGAGTAACTGACAAATAGCCGGTTGCCATGACGAATGGCCGCCGGTCCTTCGTTTACGCTGAAGCCTCTGCACTCCCAGTCATACTCCGGCTTGCTCAGCATGACCGGCTCGCCTTTGATTGACCAGGGGGAATCCAGCTCGGCCAGATAGAGGTTAGAGTTGCCGGGAATCTGCGGATCTTTCTGTGCCCACAGATACCAGTTTTTCCCCTGATGAACGAAATGGGTGGCATCCAGCGCGAAGCTGTCGATCGGGACCCTGATCTGCCCGCACTCGCGCCATTCTCCGCTGAGCGGATCCTCTGACGTACAGGCAAGGGCGAACATCCGGTGCTGAAACAGCCCGTCCTTAATCGTGCGGGTCGGTGCAGCCGCGAAGTAGATAATCCAGGTGCCATCAATTCGGTGCAACTCAGGTGCCCAGATCAACTCGCTCATTGGACCCTGAGAATGTTTGCGCCATACCACAACCGGTTCAGCGTCGGCCAGCCCGGTCAGCGTGCTGGCGCGGCGGATCTCCAGCCGGTCATACTCGGGAACCGAGGCGATAAAGTACCAGGTGTTATCGACATGCAGAATAAAAGGGTCGGCGCGCTGTTCTATCAGCGGGTTTGGCCAGCGGTTTAGCGTCATTATGCAGTTCCTTCCGGTTTAATCGTGGCTTTACCGTCGCGGTAATCGTTGAGTTCCTGAAAATTATGGCGGCGTTTTTCCAGCTCAAGCTGGATACGCTGCATCATTTTCCTGTCAACCTTCAATAACCTGACCACGCCAGCAGTAATAAGGTAGCCCACGCCTGGGATCACGGTGAAGAGCAGTACGATGCCGTTGAGCGCTTCCGGGCTTTGGGCTTTGGCGCCAGCGCTGTAGCCATACCATGAAAGAAGGAAACCGACCATTGCACCGGCCACGGCCAGGCCAACCTTAAGAAAGAACAGGTTTCCCGAGAAGCTGATGCCGGTAATGCGCTTGCCGGTTTTCCATTCGCCATAATCATCCACGTCGGCCATCAGCGACCAGTGCAGTGGGGAAGGGATTTGATGCAGGATGTTCAGTACAAAGTACATCACCACCACCAGCAGGGTAGCCTGCGGATCGAGGAAGTAGAATCCGCTGGAGAAAATCGCCAGCACGATGTTGGTCCAGAAAAAAACCTTAAGCTTGCACCAGCGGTCCGTAAGGACTTTAGCCAGCGTGCTGCCGATCATCATGCCGATTACCCCGAGGCTGATAAACAGCGTAGCAAAGTGCGTACTCTGTCCCATAACCCAGGTGACGTAATACATGGTGGCCGCCATGCGGATAAAGCCGGGGCAGACGTTGCAAAAGGTCAGCAGCAGAATGCGAACCCACTGGTCGTTTTTCCAAACGTCCCTCAGGTCGGCTCGCAGATCGTCGTTGCTCGGCACTGCCGGGCGAATGCGCTCGCGTACCGTCGCGAAACAGAATAAGAACATGCACAGGCCAATGAGCGCCAGCACGCTCATCGCCATCTGATAGCCACGCGCTTTATCTTCGCCGCCAAACCATTCGGCCATCGGCAGCAGCGTCAGGGAGAGGATCAGGGTCGCCACGCCGACCATCACAAATCGCCACGACTGGCAGGAGACGCGTTCACCAGGATCGTTGGTGATGACGCCGCCAAGGGAGCAGTAGGGGATATTGATGGCGGTATAGGTGAGCGACATCAGGAAATAGGTGGCGAAAGCGTAAATAACCTTATTGTCATAGGTCCAGTCCGGCGTGGTGAACATCAGCACGCTGAACAGCACGTAGGGAAGCGATATCCACAGTAGCCAGGGGCGAAAGCGACCCCAGCGGCTTTGCGTACGGTCAGCAATAGCGCCCATTATGGGGTCGGTGACCGCATCCACCACCCTGACCGACAGCAGTAATACCCCGACCAGCGCCGGTGCCAGCCCGAAAACATCCGTATAGAAATAGTTAAGAAACAGCATGATTGCGCCGCCGATCATATTACAGCCGGCATCGCCCATCCCGTATCCCAGTTTCTCTTTGATTGAAAGCGCCGTGCCATTCATGGATATTTCTCCGTCTGAATCTTAGCAGGCATTATTTATGCAACAGCACAGACTTACGCTGGCTGAATGCGTCACAGACATGGACGAAAAGGCTGTGGACAGGAAAGTGTGAGAAGGATAACACTTAGCCGCGCGGGCGGATCGCGAAGGGGATATTGATAAGCAGGGCAGGATAAAGAGCGGGAAAACAGCGTGCCGACGGGCGGTGTGAATCGCCGGGCCTGTCGGCCCGGCCGTGTTATATCATCCGGCTTTTTGCAGCCGGTTTTTCAGCATGAAACCTACCGCCAGAATAGCGATCCAGACCGGGATCAGCCAGACGGAAATCGCCATGCCGGGCGTTACCGCCATAATGACCAGAATTGCTGCCATAAATAGCAGGCAGATCCAGTTTCCTACGGGATAAAACAGCGCCTTAAAACGCGTCTCAACGCCCTGTGCATCCTTCCTGCGGCGAAACTTAAGATGTGCCAGGCTGATCATCGCCCAGTTAATCACCAGGGCAGAGACCACCAGCGCCATCAGCAGACCAAAAGCTTCCCCCGGCATCAGGTAGTTAATCAGGACGCAAATGGCGGTCGCCGCCGCAGAAACGCCGATGGCGACAAACGGCACGCCGCGACGGTCTAACTTCATCAACGCCTTAGGACCATTGCCCTGCTGCGCCAGTCCGAAAAGCATACGGCTGTTGCAATAGACGCAGCTGTTATAGACCGAAAGGGCCGCGGTCAGAATCACGACGTTAAGCGCATTGGCGACCAGGGAATCACCCAGGTCGTGGAAAATCATCACGAACGGGCTGGCACCACCAATCACTTTGGTCCAGGGATAGAGCGACAGTAACACCGTCAGCGAGCCAATATAGAAAATCAGGATGCGGTACAGCACCTGATTGGTGGCTTTGGGGATACTTTTTTCAGGATCGTCCGCTTCCGCGGCGGTAATGCCCACCAGCTCAAGCCCGCCGAAAGAGAACATAATCACCGCCATCGCCATTACCATGCCGGTGATGCCGTTCGGGAAGAAGCCGCCCCGATCCCAGAGGTTGGAAACGGAGGCATCAGGCCCGGCGTGACCGCCAAACAGCAGCCACGCACCAAAGACGATCATGCCGATTACCGCTGCCACCTTGATGATGGAAAACCAGAACTCCATTTCGCCGTAGACTTTCACGTTAGTCAGGTTAATGGCATTGATAATAAAGAAGAATACCAGCGCGGAGATCCATGTCGGGATCTCCGGCCACCAGTACTGGATGTATTTACCTACGGCGGTCAGTTCCGCCATGGCAACCAGTACATAGAGGATCCAGTAGTTCCAGCCGGAGGCGAAGCCTGCGAAATTGCCCCAGTATTTATAAGCAAAATGGCTGAAGGAACCGGCGACCGGCTCCTCCACGACCATTTCACCCAGCTGGCGCATGATCATAAAGGCGATAAAGCCGCCGATGGCATAGCCCAAAAGCACCGAGGGGCCAGCCATTCTGATCGTGTCTGCAATTCCCAGAAAAAGGCCTGTCCCGACGGCCCCGCCCAATGCGATAAGCTGGATGTGCCGGTTTTTAAGCCCGCGCTTCAGCGTCTCGCCCTGCTGTTGTTCCATAGTAAACCTCGTTATCCGTTATTTTGTTAACCAAAAGGCTAACTCTGTAATCCGTTGCTTACAGAGAGCGTATTTAAATTGATACAGTCTCATTCAAATTAAAATCAGCCTGATGCTACCGTGGCGACAAGAATAATGATAAGCAGCCGCCAATGCACTCGCTTTCTTTTGCGGTGAGAAGAAAGATCGAATCGAGAGCAGGCTCAGCCCCTTCGTTTCTGCCATAAACGGATCGAAATAACGAATAGCATTCCCTTATGGTCGATGAGGAAAACGAGACCAGGGTCCGATTTCGGGTGGTTGCTATATGGACATCACGTGAATACTTTGTTACTTTACGGACACCTTTTTGCAATTGGTATTACCAATTTACTCCGGCAAATAGCAGATGAAGGGATGATGGCTTACAGCAAAATCCGCCAACCAAAGCTTTCCGATGCTATCGAGCAACAGCTTGAGTCTCTCATTATGGAGGGGACGCTGCGTCCGGGCGAAAAACTGCTCCCGGAGCGCGAGCTCGCTAAACAGTTCGATGTTTCCCGACCTTCTCTGCGTGAGGCCATTCAGCGTCTGGAAGCGAAAGGCCTGCTGCTGCGCCGACAGGGCGGCGGCACCTTCGTCCAGACCAACCTGTGGCAAAGCCTTAGCGATCCGCTTGTTGAGCTTCTGGCCGGTCATCCTGAATCTCAGTTTGACCTGCTGGAAACGCGCCACGCGCTGGAAGGGATCGCCGCGTACTATGCTGCCCTGCGCGGCACGGAAGAGGATTTAGTGCGCATCCGCCACTGTCACGTGCAGATTCAGTCTGCTCAGGCCAGCGGCGATCTGGACGCGGAAGCCGATGCGGTGATGCAGTACCAAATTGCTGTAACAGAAGCCGCCCATAATGTGGTGTTGCTGCATCTGTTACGCAGTATGGGGCCAATGCTGGAACAGAACGTGCGACAGAATTTTGAACTGCTCTACTCCCGCCGCGAAATGCTGGCGAAAGTGAGCGGTCATCGCGCCAGAATTTTCGAGGCGATTGTGGCCCGCGAGCCCGAAAAGGCGCGCGAAGCTTCACATCGCCATCTGGCGTTTATTGAGGAAATATTGCTGGACAGAAGTCGGGAGCAGAGTCGAAGAGAGCGCTCCTTGCGACGTTTACAGCAACGTAAGGAATAACGCGTAAACATAACGCGGCACATAAAACGACGGACCTGTCTCCCTGTGCTTTGAAAACAGAGCACAGGGAGACAGGCTCCAGACAATTCAACGTATTAGACACAGATAAGGAATACCCCCATGTCAGAACGTTTACACAATGACGTGGATCCGATCGAAACCCGCGACTGGCTACAGGCGATCGAATCGGTCATCCGTGAAGAAGGTGTTGAGCGCGCACAGTTCCTGATCGATCAGGTAATGAGCGAAGCACGCAAAGGTGGCGTGAAAGTGGCTGCGGGCGCTGGAGCCAGCAACTATGTTAACTCTATTGCCGTAGAAGACGAGCCGGACTATCCGGGCAATACGTCGCTTGAGCGCCGCATCCGTTCGGCGATCCGCTGGAACGCGATTATGACCGTTCTTCGCGCCTCGAAAAAAGACCTGGAGCTGGGCGGACATATGTCCTCTTTCCAGTCTTCTGCGACTATTTATGAAGTGTGCTTTAACCACTTCTTCCGTGCGCGCAGCGAAAAAGACGGCGGCGATCTGGTCTATTTCCAGGGACATATCTCCCCCGGCGTTTATGCACGTGCCTTCCTGGAAGGACGCCTGACGGAAGACCAGATGAATAACTTCCGCCAGGAAGTTCACGGTAAGGGTCTTTCCTCTTATCCGCATCCTAAACTGATGCCTGATTTCTGGCAGTTCCCGACCGTATCAATGGGCCTTGGCCCGATTGGCGCGATCTACCAGGCTAAATTCCTGAAGTATCTTGAGCACCGCGGTCTGAAAGATACGGCCGAACAAACCGTCTATGCCTTCCTGGGCGATGGCGAGATGGATGAGCCAGAATCAAAGGGCGCCATTACCATTGCCACCCGTGAGAAGCTGGATAACCTGGTATTTATCATTAACTGTAACCTCCAGCGTCTGGATGGCCCGGTCACCGGTAACGGCAAGATCATCAACGAACTGGCCGGGATCTTTGGCGGCGCCGGTTGGGAAGTGATCAAGGTTATCTGGGGCGGTCGCTGGGATGAACTGCTGCGTAAAGATACCAGCGGCAAGCTTATCCAACTGATGAACGAAACCGTTGACGGCGACTATCAGACCTTTAAATCCCGCGATGGCGCTTACGTGCGCGAGCACTTCTTCGGTAAATATCCGGAGACGGCAGAGCTGGTTAAAGATATGTCTGACACCGAGATTTGGGCGCTGAACCGTGGCGGTCACGATCCGAAGAAAATCTATGCAGCGCTGAAAAAAGCCCAGGATACCAAAGGCAAGCCGGTGGTGATTCTGGCGCATACCATCAAAGGCTATGGTATGGGTGATACCGCCGAAGGTAAAAACATCGCGCACCAGGTGAAGAAGATGAACATGGATGGCGTTCGCTACATCCGCGATCGCTTCAACGTGCCGGTGGACGATGCGGGCGTTGAAAAACTGCCGTACATTACCTTTGAGAAAGGCTCCGAAGAGTATAACTATCTGCACGGCCAGCGCGAGAAGCTGGGCGGCTACCTGCCAAGCCGTCAGCCTAACTTCAGCGAGAAGCTGGAGATGCCGACGCTGGAAGATTTCCGCTCGCTGCTGGAAGAGCAGAATAAAGAGATCTCCACCACCATCGCGTTTGTTCGTGCCCTGAACGTGATGCTGAAGAACAAATCGATCAAAGATCGCCTGGTGCCGATCATCGCGGATGAAGCGCGTACTTTCGGCATGGAAGGTCTGTTCCGTCAGATTGGTATTTATAGCCCGAACGGCCAGCAGTACACGCCGCAGGACCGTGAGCAGGTTGCTTACTACAAAGAAGACGAGAAAGGCCAGATCCTACAGGAAGGGATTAACGAACTGGGCGCAGGCGCATCCTGGCTGGCGGCGGCAACGTCTTACAGCACCAACAACCTGCCCATGATCCCGTTCTACATTTACTACTCCATGTTCGGTTTCCAGCGTATTGGCGACCTGTGCTGGGCGGCTGGCGATCAGCAGGCTCGCGGCTTCCTGATTGGCGGCACCTCTGGCCGTACCACGCTGAATGGCGAAGGGCTACAGCATGAAGATGGTCACAGCCACATTCAGTCGCTGACCATTCCAAACTGTATCTCTTACGATCCGGCCTATGCCTATGAAGTTGCGGTCATTATGCATGACGGCCTGGTACGCATGTACGGCGAAGCGCAGGAAAACGTCTACTACTACATCACCACCCTGAATGAAAACTACCACATGCCTGCCATGCCGCAGGGTGCGGAAGAGGGTATCCGTAAGGGTATCTACAAGCTGGAAACGGTAGAAGGGAACAAAGGTAAAGTTCAGCTGCTGGGCTCCGGCTCTATTCTGCGTCACGTCCGTGAAGCGGCACAGATTCTGGCAAACGACTACGGTGTGGGTTCTGACGTTTATAGCGTGACCTCGTTCACCGAGCTGGCCCGCGACGGTCAGGACTGCGAGCGCTGGAACATGCTGCATCCGACCGAGGCGCCACGCGTGCCTTACGTTGCCCAGATCATGAGCGATGCACCGGCCGTGGCTTCAACCGACTATATGAAACTGTTTGCCGAGCAGATCCGTACCTTTATGCCAGCCAGCGATTATCGCGTGCTGGGCACCGACGGTTTCGGACGTTCTGACAGTCGTGAAAACCTGCGTCACCACTTTGAAGTGGATGCATCTTACGTGGTGGTGGCGGCGCTGGGTGAACTGGCTAAACGCGGTGAAATTGATAAGCGCGTGGTGGCAGAAGCGATCACCAAATTCAATATTGATGCCGATAAAGTCAACCCGCGTCTGGCATAAGAGGTAAAGATTAATGGCTATCGAAATTAAGGTACCGGATATCGGTGCAGACGAAGTTGAAGTTACCGAGATCCTGGTCAAGGTGGGTGACAAGGTTGAGGTTGAGCAGTCGCTGATCGTCGTCGAGGGTGATAAAGCCTCGATGGAAGTGCCTTCTCCGCAGGCAGGCGTGGTAAAAGAGATCAAAGTGGCGACCGGCGATACCGTTGCCACCGGCAAGCTGATTATGATTTTTGACGCCGCCGAAGGCGCTGCTGATGCGGCGCCAGCGCAGGCGGAAGAGAAAAAAGAGGAAGCGAAACCCGCCGCCGCCGCTGAGTCAAAAGCAGAAAGCAAAGAGGTCAATGTTCCCGATATCGGTTCTGACGAAGTCGAAGTCACCGAGATTCTGGTCAAAGTGGGCGATTCGGTCGAGGCCGAGCAGTCGCTGATCGTTGTCGAAGGCGATAAAGCGTCAATGGAAGTGCCTGCGCCTTTCGCCGGTAAGGTGAAAGAGATCAAAATCAGCACCGGCGATAAAATTAGCACCGGCTCCCTGATTATGGTCTTCGAAACGGCGGGTTCTGCTGCTGCCCCTGCCGAAGCGAAGCCTGAAGTGAAAGAAGAAGCGGCCGCTGCACCTGCTGCGGCCAGCGGTTCAAAAGACGTTGCCGTACCGGATATCGGCGGCGATGACGTTGAAGTGACGGAAATACTGGTCAAAGTGGGCGATAACGT is part of the Erwinia sp. HDF1-3R genome and harbors:
- the nadC gene encoding carboxylating nicotinate-nucleotide diphosphorylase, whose amino-acid sequence is MTTRRYDPDSRRAELLNRIEDDIPPVVAQALREDLGGEVDPDRDITAGLLPAGAQSHAVVITREPGIFCGKRWVEEVFIQLGNQTHINWHVADGDAIQANQTLFEVSGPSALILTAERTALNFVQTLSGVATEVSRYVAILKGSRTQLLDTRKTLPGLRTAQKYAVQCGGGSNHRLGLSDAFLIKENHIIATGSIREAIEKAFWLHPDVPVEVEVESIDELNQAIAAGADIVMLDNFTVDQMREAVKLADGRTLLEVSGNVTDETLKAFADTGVDFISVGALTKHIRSLDLSMRFR
- the ampD gene encoding 1,6-anhydro-N-acetylmuramyl-L-alanine amidase AmpD, with the protein product MQLQAGWIAGVKRVPSPHFNERPDQEVPTLLVIHNISLPPGEFGGPWIDALFTGTLDADAHPYFAGIAALKVSAHCLIRRDGEIVQYVPFHLRAWHAGVSCYQGREACNDFSIGIELEGTDVQPYTDEQYASLQAVTALLIERYPAIAENITGHSNIAPERKTDPGPAFDWARFHATQVKRSRHFPVEE
- the ampE gene encoding beta-lactamase regulator AmpE, whose product is MTLFSLLLVLGWERIFKMGEHWQLDHYLAALFRGRQRFSLLRTLLMTVVAMAIIVVCLLGLKGLFFGVPQLLFWIAVGLLCIGAGSVRLHYHAYLKAASRNDTRAHNAMAEELTLIHGIPIDCDEREYLRELQNALLWINFRYYLAPLFWFVVGGPWGPVLLVGYAFLRAWQSWLARHHSPLERSQSGVDAILHVVDWLPVRLAGVAYALLGHGERALPAWFASLTDRHTSQYQVLTRLAQFSLSRDPHNDKVETPRVAVSLAKKVSLVVVVVVALLTIYGTLV
- a CDS encoding family 43 glycosylhydrolase, with the protein product MTLNRWPNPLIEQRADPFILHVDNTWYFIASVPEYDRLEIRRASTLTGLADAEPVVVWRKHSQGPMSELIWAPELHRIDGTWIIYFAAAPTRTIKDGLFQHRMFALACTSEDPLSGEWRECGQIRVPIDSFALDATHFVHQGKNWYLWAQKDPQIPGNSNLYLAELDSPWSIKGEPVMLSKPEYDWECRGFSVNEGPAAIRHGNRLFVSYSASATDENYCMGLLWIDAEADPLIAANWQKSPIPVFTTSWENQQYGPGHNSFTVSETGEDLLVYHARNYTEIEGDPLYDPNRHTRIKSFGWENGLPVFGIPPADDTLNQRAVNR
- a CDS encoding MFS transporter gives rise to the protein MNGTALSIKEKLGYGMGDAGCNMIGGAIMLFLNYFYTDVFGLAPALVGVLLLSVRVVDAVTDPIMGAIADRTQSRWGRFRPWLLWISLPYVLFSVLMFTTPDWTYDNKVIYAFATYFLMSLTYTAINIPYCSLGGVITNDPGERVSCQSWRFVMVGVATLILSLTLLPMAEWFGGEDKARGYQMAMSVLALIGLCMFLFCFATVRERIRPAVPSNDDLRADLRDVWKNDQWVRILLLTFCNVCPGFIRMAATMYYVTWVMGQSTHFATLFISLGVIGMMIGSTLAKVLTDRWCKLKVFFWTNIVLAIFSSGFYFLDPQATLLVVVMYFVLNILHQIPSPLHWSLMADVDDYGEWKTGKRITGISFSGNLFFLKVGLAVAGAMVGFLLSWYGYSAGAKAQSPEALNGIVLLFTVIPGVGYLITAGVVRLLKVDRKMMQRIQLELEKRRHNFQELNDYRDGKATIKPEGTA
- the aroP gene encoding aromatic amino acid transporter AroP; translated protein: MEQQQGETLKRGLKNRHIQLIALGGAVGTGLFLGIADTIRMAGPSVLLGYAIGGFIAFMIMRQLGEMVVEEPVAGSFSHFAYKYWGNFAGFASGWNYWILYVLVAMAELTAVGKYIQYWWPEIPTWISALVFFFIINAINLTNVKVYGEMEFWFSIIKVAAVIGMIVFGAWLLFGGHAGPDASVSNLWDRGGFFPNGITGMVMAMAVIMFSFGGLELVGITAAEADDPEKSIPKATNQVLYRILIFYIGSLTVLLSLYPWTKVIGGASPFVMIFHDLGDSLVANALNVVILTAALSVYNSCVYCNSRMLFGLAQQGNGPKALMKLDRRGVPFVAIGVSAAATAICVLINYLMPGEAFGLLMALVVSALVINWAMISLAHLKFRRRKDAQGVETRFKALFYPVGNWICLLFMAAILVIMAVTPGMAISVWLIPVWIAILAVGFMLKNRLQKAG
- the pdhR gene encoding pyruvate dehydrogenase complex transcriptional repressor PdhR — protein: MAYSKIRQPKLSDAIEQQLESLIMEGTLRPGEKLLPERELAKQFDVSRPSLREAIQRLEAKGLLLRRQGGGTFVQTNLWQSLSDPLVELLAGHPESQFDLLETRHALEGIAAYYAALRGTEEDLVRIRHCHVQIQSAQASGDLDAEADAVMQYQIAVTEAAHNVVLLHLLRSMGPMLEQNVRQNFELLYSRREMLAKVSGHRARIFEAIVAREPEKAREASHRHLAFIEEILLDRSREQSRRERSLRRLQQRKE
- the aceE gene encoding pyruvate dehydrogenase (acetyl-transferring), homodimeric type, whose protein sequence is MSERLHNDVDPIETRDWLQAIESVIREEGVERAQFLIDQVMSEARKGGVKVAAGAGASNYVNSIAVEDEPDYPGNTSLERRIRSAIRWNAIMTVLRASKKDLELGGHMSSFQSSATIYEVCFNHFFRARSEKDGGDLVYFQGHISPGVYARAFLEGRLTEDQMNNFRQEVHGKGLSSYPHPKLMPDFWQFPTVSMGLGPIGAIYQAKFLKYLEHRGLKDTAEQTVYAFLGDGEMDEPESKGAITIATREKLDNLVFIINCNLQRLDGPVTGNGKIINELAGIFGGAGWEVIKVIWGGRWDELLRKDTSGKLIQLMNETVDGDYQTFKSRDGAYVREHFFGKYPETAELVKDMSDTEIWALNRGGHDPKKIYAALKKAQDTKGKPVVILAHTIKGYGMGDTAEGKNIAHQVKKMNMDGVRYIRDRFNVPVDDAGVEKLPYITFEKGSEEYNYLHGQREKLGGYLPSRQPNFSEKLEMPTLEDFRSLLEEQNKEISTTIAFVRALNVMLKNKSIKDRLVPIIADEARTFGMEGLFRQIGIYSPNGQQYTPQDREQVAYYKEDEKGQILQEGINELGAGASWLAAATSYSTNNLPMIPFYIYYSMFGFQRIGDLCWAAGDQQARGFLIGGTSGRTTLNGEGLQHEDGHSHIQSLTIPNCISYDPAYAYEVAVIMHDGLVRMYGEAQENVYYYITTLNENYHMPAMPQGAEEGIRKGIYKLETVEGNKGKVQLLGSGSILRHVREAAQILANDYGVGSDVYSVTSFTELARDGQDCERWNMLHPTEAPRVPYVAQIMSDAPAVASTDYMKLFAEQIRTFMPASDYRVLGTDGFGRSDSRENLRHHFEVDASYVVVAALGELAKRGEIDKRVVAEAITKFNIDADKVNPRLA